ACGCCCGAGGATTCCAGCACCGCGCGCAGCGGGAAACGGGTCTCCACCACCAGGCGCTCATCCTTCACGCCATAGCCCGCCGTGGCGCTCGTCAGCAGCGGCCACACGTCCCACGCCCCCACGAGCGAAGGCGTCGCCGCACCGGGCACCAGGTCCTGCTGCTCCAGCCGCAGCGGCAACGCCACCGGCGTCCCGACGTCGAGGTACTGCCCCCGCGTCGCCATCTCCTGATCCAACGTGTAGAGCGGCGCGGGGTGGCAAGACACGCAGGCCCCCTTCCCCTCGAACAGCACCCGGCCTCGGGCCGGCCGCCCCGCCCCACCGTCCGGAAACACCACCGTCTCCAGCGGTGCCCCCTCCGCGCCTCGATATGGGTTGGGCGGCGTCGCCACCAGCGCATTGAACAGGGCGAGCGCCTCCACCTCCGAGGGCGAGGGCGCGGGGTTGTGGAACCGGTTGCGGCCCCCCACGAAGCTCACGGTGTCCATGAGGCTGACGTGGCTCGCCGGCGTGAAGTACGGCGGCGTGTCGCGGCTGCCGCGCAGCGTGGTCGAGCGGTAGATGCGGTTGGGCTGCGTCTTCTCGTAGAAGACGCCTCCCGTGTGGCCCTCGATGTGACAGCCGTCACAGGTGATGCCCGTGCGCCCCAGGTCCACGTAATAGAGGACCTGTCCCAACCTGCGCTTGGCCTGGGCGCGCGACGTCTCCACCGGAAGCTGACGCACCACATGCGCCCGGCCCTTCCTCGCCTCACGCACGTCCACCACCGCCACCGTCCGGGTGAAGCGGTTGAGCACATAGAGGGTGCGCGCGTCGGGAGACAGGGCCAGGGCGCTCGGGCCTGAATGGAGCTCCTCCCCGGCCCGGCCCTTCGTCGAGAAGTCCTCTGGTGGCCGGATGCGCGGCGTGCCCTCGGGCGGCATCACCGCCACCTCCTGGAGCACCGCGCCTCGCGCCGCCACGTCGCTCGAGACGAGCGCCCGCGCGTCGAGCACCCGCACCCGACCCAGCCCCACGTCCGCCGCGAAGAGCAGCCCCGCGGTGTCATCCAGGACCAGCCCCTCCGTCCCTCCCGCGCCAAAGCCCCGGTGACGCACGTAGACGCCCCGCGAGGGCTCCACCACCGACACACCGCTGTTGGCGCTCACCTCCATGCGCTGGGGGTTGGGTCCCACGTTGGGCCCCAGGCTCGACATGAAGACGTGCCCCAGCCGCTCGCTGGCGACCAGGAACCGTGGCGCCTTGCCCCCCATCACCTGCGCCCGGAAGCGCTCGGTGTTGCCACCGACAATGGACACGCCCGGCCCTGGCACCACCGTGGACACCCGGGCGCCGTCCTCCCTCCACAGCAACTCCAACTGCCCCGTCTGGAGGCTGCCCACCGCCAGCAGTTCCTTCCACAGGGCGAGCGCTCGCGGGTTGGGGTCCACGGGCGTCGTCCACCGCACCCGCCCATCCTCCAGTGACACGGCCTGGACGCTGTCGCCCACGCGCTCCGCCACGAAAGCCACACCGCCCGGGCCATCCACCACCAGGCCCTCGGCCCCCAGCGGGGCGGGCAGCACCCGGTGCTCCCGCGTGGCCGCGTCGAGCGGATACAGCCACAGCTCCGCCGCGTAGCGATGCACCACGCCCAGCCAGGGCCGCCCCGAGCCGTCCGTCCACGCCGCCAGCGCCGACGGCCCGTCTCCCGCCGCCAGCCGCTCCACGCGGCCCGTGTCGACATCCAGTGCGAACACCGTGTCGGTGGGCGCGGAGGCGATGAAGAGCGTGCGTCCATCCGGTGACGGCACCATCGCGGTCAAGTCAGTGAAGGCCGCGTCATTCACCACGGTGAGACGCGCGGAGCCCTCGGGCCCCATCGCCGCATCGGGCGAGGACAGCCGCACCTCCACCACCGCCTGCGGCACGTCGTCCGGCAACACGACGTCCGACGGCAGCCGTGCATAGGCCTGGGTTGCGTCCACCACCGTGAGCGGGAGCTGTCTCGACAGCGGCGACCCCAGTGCCAATGTCAGGCCCGGCACCAGGTGCTCCCCCTGTATGGAGAGCGGCTGGGATGTTTCATTGCTCGTGAGCCGGGGCCCCACCGACAACAGTCTGGGAGGCGGAGCGGAGACCGTCGGAGACGGCCGAGACAACGCCCCCAGCCGATACATCACCCCCACGCCCCCCGCGACGACCAACGCCACCGTCAGCGCCACGAGCACGGCGCGCCTGCGAGAGCTGCCCATCCGGTTTCGCCACCTCCGCGCCAAAGCATCCACCATCGACATCGGCGCGGGGGCGAAATCGAGCCACGCCTCCCTGTCGAGCCAGCAAGCTCGGAACGAAGCACCGCACGCCATCTTTCCAGCGTCCCAGGAACACTGGGCCTCACCGTGGAGGATGCGCCCCACATGGGGTGGAGTGCCCTCCACACCTGTGCGCTCAGAGCGTTATTCAGGTGTCGGCGTGTGCGTTGACAGCTCGGTACACGCATCGCTTAACCTGTTGATGATGCGACGCTTCCTCCTTTGCATGGCTGTCGCCCAGCTCCTCGGAATCGGTACGCTGATGGCTCCGACCGACGCCTGGGCGCAGAGCCGTAACCGCCCGGCGCGGACGACGAAGTCCAAGGCGCCCAAGAAGGCCTCCCCCAAGGCCCCGCCGAAAATCGAGACCAAGGGGTCGTCGGTGGTGGACCCCGTCACGGGTGACGCGTCCTCCGCCTCCGCCGCGCTGCCGCAACGCGGCCCTGCGCGCATCGACTTCGATGACCGGCTCATCCAGGGACAGACGAACAAGTCCGGAGCCGTGTACCTCTACGACCGCAAGGAATTGAAGACGCGGTCGATGATCCGCGAGCGCGAGAGCTTCCGCTCCGAAACGCTCTCCACGGTGTACGACCCCTAAGGCCGCACCGCCACCCGCCCTTGAATGGAGCGTCACCGTTGAGCGGTCAGCCCAGCGTCCTGCAAGTTGTCATCCTCCGCGACGGTCTCCTCGTGGGTACCGAGGTGTTCGTTCCGGGCACGTATGCGCTCGGCTCGGATCCCGCATCGGACCTGCGCCTGGATGACGCCTCCGTGGAACCGCGGCACGCGTTGCTCTACTTCCAGAACGGCCGCGCGGCCGTTCAGGACGCGAGCTCCGGCACGGGCCTCTTCGTCAATGGACACCGCGTCTCCGCCTGCGAAATCCGGCCGGTGGATGAGGTCCTCTGCGGCCCCTTCATCCTGAAGACACGCGTGCTGTCGCAGAAGCCGCAAGAGGCCAAGCCGCAGCCGCCGCCCGAGGTCGCCGCGCTGCTCGGGTCGACGCCGCCCGCCGCGCCCCCGCCGTACGCGGTCGCGCAGCCAGACCCCTTCGCGCCGCCGCCGCAACATCCCGCGGTGCAGCAGCAGACCGCACCCGCGCGGCAGCTCCGTCCGGCCACCGCCGTGCCGGCGCCCACGTCCGCCACCGTCCCGGCGGCGCGAGCCCCGCAGCCGCCCGCGCATGTGGCGACGCAAGTGGCCTACCCCACGCCCGCGGCGCATGGCGCGAGCGGCCACGCGCAGGCTGGCGTGGCGGCGCATTCGCACCCGGCTCACGCTGCCGGTGGCCACGCGCAGGCCGGCGTGGCGGCGCATGCGCACCCGGCTCATGCTGCCGGTGGCCACGCGCAGGCCGGCGTGGCGGCGCATGCACACCCGGCTCACGCTGCCGGTGGTCATGCACAGGCCGGTGTGGCGGCGCATGCGCACCCGGCTCATGCTGCCGGTGGTCATGCACAGGCTGGCGTGGCGGCGCATGCGCACCAAGCCCACGGCGCGAGTGGTCACGCGCAGCCTTCAGTGCCGGCCGTCGCCCACGCGCAGCCCGCGGTCGCGGTGATTCCGCCCGTGGCCCACGCGCAGCAGGTCCACGCCGCGGGTGGCCACGCCGCGCATGCCCACGCGCAGCCAGCCGTCATCCCGACGCAGCCGCCCGCGACCGTTCCCGCCGGGACCATGCCCTCGGTCCGCCGTCGCACGGGGCCCGAGTCCACGCCGGTGGCCCCCGCCAGCTCGGGCATGCGGCTGGCCGACGAGCTGATGGCGGATCTCGCCCTCGACCCGCTCCCCGAGCCCACGGGGCCGCTGCTCCAGGAGGAGCGCGCCACCGCCGCGGCGCGGCCCACGCATGCGCCGCGCGTCGCCCCGGGAAAGGGCGCCGCGCAGCTCTACCTGGAGCTGTACTGGGGCGCCGTCCGCCGCGATGCGCGCCGCT
This genomic window from Myxococcus hansupus contains:
- a CDS encoding AgmX/PglI C-terminal domain-containing protein, yielding MSGQPSVLQVVILRDGLLVGTEVFVPGTYALGSDPASDLRLDDASVEPRHALLYFQNGRAAVQDASSGTGLFVNGHRVSACEIRPVDEVLCGPFILKTRVLSQKPQEAKPQPPPEVAALLGSTPPAAPPPYAVAQPDPFAPPPQHPAVQQQTAPARQLRPATAVPAPTSATVPAARAPQPPAHVATQVAYPTPAAHGASGHAQAGVAAHSHPAHAAGGHAQAGVAAHAHPAHAAGGHAQAGVAAHAHPAHAAGGHAQAGVAAHAHPAHAAGGHAQAGVAAHAHQAHGASGHAQPSVPAVAHAQPAVAVIPPVAHAQQVHAAGGHAAHAHAQPAVIPTQPPATVPAGTMPSVRRRTGPESTPVAPASSGMRLADELMADLALDPLPEPTGPLLQEERATAAARPTHAPRVAPGKGAAQLYLELYWGAVRRDARRFAPDKKKPVQASLELKDAMPLWGFTLPDGAPFTLAESLNNAYRVFVPPGTEVERSNSDGRFTPVTGAALESDGSRRFITLREGTAARLTQGHMSLVAYAAPKPARVFVNPLKGLPWLTLTLLGLFASGMAAFLVLKPHRPELADFQQKSLPPVALRLIAPEPKKKEEAKKKLEAIKEQAKKPTKEKVAEKAPPKPVEKTPPPPKQPEQAVAAAAPQNKALKALAKLSAAGPATNDLLAAVDKLGSGPGSKNVKNSNYKLSGLIGKAPIANAGLGTFGLGGGGKGGGATLGSELLRGKGGGGIGALGAGGVGKGKVGGTVTRATARSIASTQGTVDREAVARVINSHLNEVHGCYERALLKDPGLAGKVVLEWTIGTNGRVVAAKTKSSTLRNASVESCILSNLKSWTFPSPKGGVVIITYPFLFNSVGY